A genomic region of Dehalococcoidia bacterium contains the following coding sequences:
- the surE gene encoding 5'/3'-nucleotidase SurE — MRILVTNDDGINAEGLWTLVEALESVGEVSVVAPDRDQSGIGTARTLLNILRVSEVESRREGISAFTVSGTPSDCVILASESIFSEPFDLVVSGINEGANLGLDAFDSGTVGGAMRGYFRRIPSIAVSVTAVTGVQYESAAQVAMRLAHEVVGNGVGPFLYNVNVPNVAPDRIKGIRTTFLGPKAYLESVIQGQDGRRTHFWILHNKPIGDEIPEGCDVWATRNGWVSITPMDPANMSSSDLTGFAGLAKGVANSMDLPWA; from the coding sequence TTGAGAATTCTAGTCACCAATGATGACGGCATTAATGCGGAAGGCCTGTGGACGCTAGTTGAGGCACTTGAGTCCGTTGGAGAGGTCTCAGTCGTCGCGCCGGACCGTGACCAGAGCGGTATAGGCACCGCTCGCACGCTGCTCAACATCCTAAGAGTGTCTGAGGTCGAGTCACGCAGGGAGGGAATTTCGGCATTCACTGTCAGCGGCACCCCTTCTGACTGTGTGATTCTCGCCTCTGAGTCCATCTTCAGTGAGCCATTCGATCTAGTTGTGTCTGGAATCAATGAGGGTGCAAACCTCGGACTTGACGCCTTCGACTCCGGCACGGTTGGGGGAGCCATGAGAGGGTACTTTCGTAGAATCCCCTCGATTGCTGTGTCCGTTACTGCAGTGACTGGTGTCCAGTACGAATCGGCCGCGCAGGTAGCTATGAGACTGGCACATGAGGTGGTCGGAAACGGCGTCGGACCCTTTCTCTACAACGTAAATGTCCCAAATGTTGCGCCAGATCGCATCAAGGGCATCCGCACGACTTTTCTGGGCCCTAAAGCCTATCTCGAAAGTGTGATACAGGGCCAGGACGGCCGCCGCACGCATTTCTGGATTCTGCACAACAAGCCAATTGGTGACGAGATACCAGAAGGGTGCGACGTCTGGGCCACCCGGAATGGCTGGGTATCCATAACTCCCATGGATCCTGCAAATATGTCGAGTTCCGACCTGACGGGTTTCGCCGGTCTGGCGAAAGGGGTCGCCAACAGTATGGACCTGCCCTGGGCATAG
- the ilvD gene encoding dihydroxy-acid dehydratase → MTTEVKVDLKKNSRVVTDGPDRAAARAMLRATGLRDEDMEKPFVAVGNLASDVTPCNVHLNRQAQRVKDGLWAAKSVPFMFGTITISDGISMGTEGMKASLVSREVIADSIETVTFGESMDGLVVVAACDKNMPGAMMAIARCNVPSVFVYGGAIMPGNWRGEDINIQDMFEAVGSYAQGQITLDELIGMERVACPGEGACAGMFTANTMSSAIEAMGMSIPGAASIPAIDPRNDQVAFDTGDVIYSLLEKDLKPRDIMTREAFENGIRVVLAMGGSTNAALHLLAIAHEAEVELDLDDFDQLSRTTPYITDLRPGGRFVMSDMDKVGGVPVVMKELAGAGLIHEDCMTITGTTIGENLADVDIAPDNRVIYSIPNAKSPTGGLVILKGNLAPEGCVMKVSSTSRLQHEGPAKVYDGERAAFEAVTTGQIEAGDVLVLRYEGPKGGPGMQEMLSVTGAMMGTGIGEDILLMTDGRFSGASRGPIIGHVAPEAAVGGPIGLVRDGDTITMDVESRTLNVNLSDEELEQRRQDWQPPEPRHTTGVMGKYAKLVSSASRGAVTT, encoded by the coding sequence ATGACCACCGAAGTAAAAGTCGATCTCAAGAAGAATAGTCGGGTCGTAACGGACGGACCTGACCGCGCGGCTGCTCGTGCCATGTTGCGCGCCACCGGCCTTCGCGACGAGGACATGGAAAAGCCGTTCGTCGCCGTCGGCAACCTCGCCTCGGACGTCACTCCCTGCAATGTTCATCTCAACAGGCAGGCGCAGAGAGTGAAGGATGGACTCTGGGCTGCAAAGAGCGTTCCATTCATGTTCGGCACTATAACCATCAGCGATGGCATTTCGATGGGTACCGAAGGCATGAAGGCCTCCCTGGTAAGCAGGGAGGTGATCGCAGACTCCATAGAGACCGTCACTTTCGGAGAAAGCATGGACGGCCTCGTCGTCGTGGCAGCCTGTGACAAGAATATGCCCGGAGCAATGATGGCCATTGCGCGGTGCAACGTGCCGTCCGTCTTTGTGTACGGGGGCGCGATCATGCCCGGCAACTGGCGCGGAGAAGACATCAATATCCAGGACATGTTTGAGGCTGTAGGCTCCTATGCTCAGGGCCAGATTACCCTCGACGAGCTAATTGGAATGGAGCGCGTCGCGTGCCCCGGAGAAGGGGCGTGTGCTGGCATGTTCACTGCCAATACGATGTCGTCCGCCATAGAGGCGATGGGCATGTCGATTCCGGGTGCCGCTTCGATACCGGCAATTGATCCTCGAAACGATCAGGTTGCCTTCGACACCGGGGATGTGATCTACAGCCTCCTCGAGAAGGACCTCAAACCTCGCGACATCATGACTCGGGAGGCGTTTGAGAATGGCATTCGCGTTGTGCTCGCAATGGGTGGATCAACCAATGCCGCCCTCCACCTGCTCGCCATAGCGCACGAGGCCGAAGTCGAACTGGATCTGGACGATTTCGATCAATTGAGCCGCACAACTCCCTACATAACTGATCTCAGGCCCGGTGGAAGATTCGTAATGTCTGACATGGACAAGGTCGGTGGTGTCCCCGTCGTGATGAAGGAACTTGCCGGAGCAGGCCTGATCCACGAGGACTGCATGACAATCACCGGCACGACTATTGGCGAGAACCTGGCCGACGTAGATATCGCACCCGATAACAGGGTTATCTATTCGATTCCAAATGCCAAGAGCCCTACTGGTGGCTTGGTCATTCTCAAAGGCAACCTTGCCCCAGAGGGATGTGTGATGAAGGTGTCAAGCACCAGCCGCCTTCAGCACGAGGGGCCTGCAAAGGTCTATGATGGAGAGCGTGCCGCCTTCGAGGCAGTTACCACAGGACAGATTGAGGCTGGCGACGTTCTGGTGCTTCGTTATGAAGGTCCAAAGGGTGGGCCCGGAATGCAGGAGATGCTCTCGGTCACCGGCGCCATGATGGGGACCGGCATCGGTGAAGACATCCTGCTGATGACGGACGGAAGGTTCTCAGGAGCCTCCAGGGGCCCGATTATCGGACACGTAGCACCCGAGGCTGCTGTCGGTGGGCCGATCGGTCTGGTTCGGGACGGCGACACAATCACAATGGACGTCGAGAGTCGGACTCTCAACGTCAACCTGTCGGATGAAGAATTGGAGCAGCGTAGGCAGGACTGGCAGCCGCCGGAGCCACGGCACACGACAGGAGTAATGGGCAAGTATGCGAAGCTCGTGTCTTCCGCGTCGAGGGGGGCTGTAACGACCTGA